The following proteins are encoded in a genomic region of Stutzerimonas stutzeri:
- a CDS encoding response regulator, with product MTDDPDTSQGRFGHLRVLVVEDEALVGMLLEDMLTDIGCAHVELLSQFADGLQAAETGDFDLAVLDVNLDGVSSFPIAEQLIARDIPLLFATGYGASGMDSRFSDIPTLQKPFFFSDLERGVCLALEGA from the coding sequence GTGACTGACGATCCCGATACCAGTCAAGGTCGCTTCGGCCACCTGCGGGTGCTGGTCGTGGAGGACGAAGCGCTGGTCGGTATGTTGCTGGAGGACATGCTGACCGACATTGGCTGTGCGCATGTCGAGCTGCTTTCGCAATTCGCCGACGGGCTGCAGGCGGCAGAGACCGGCGACTTCGATCTGGCGGTGCTCGATGTCAACCTCGACGGCGTGTCGAGCTTTCCTATCGCCGAGCAGCTCATCGCACGCGACATTCCGCTGCTGTTTGCCACCGGTTATGGCGCGAGCGGTATGGACTCGCGTTTTTCCGACATACCTACCTTGCAGAAGCCCTTCTTTTTCAGTGATCTGGAGCGCGGCGTCTGCCTGGCGCTGGAAGGCGCTTGA
- a CDS encoding PAS domain-containing sensor histidine kinase yields MLSTDSPPVSSVVETFEHPLPFDEQMLDVLPIGVCTLDADGAVQRYNKVASQLCGDGLLLYGRLRILCQDRTLMAFADTPLAETIRTGRPGQDVVLLIERSDNEATPVLANIQALRSDTGQITGAIVCFQANTPARQCGADRRRSVEWLTAIVENTPECVKIVDQDGTLVQMNPAGLRMVGAQTAGDVEGRCVYDLIAPEHRAYWLDQHQRVCQGEKLSWEFDIVSLSGTRRHMETHAVPMALPGPQSGVSPNFAQLAVTRDITDRKRLEAANREAERRLRELLDALPTAVYTTDAAGKVTFFNQACIDLAGRTPTIGTDEWCVTWRLYWPDGTALPHDACPMAVALKEQRAIHGAEAVAERPDGTRVPFLAYPAPLRNQAGKVIGAVNMLVDITERKVAEDHRQLLLNELNHRVKNTLATVQSIAAQSFRHDDVSEGYRWFEGRLIALSKAHDVLSRENWEAANLNDIVEQAAAPFQAHDHKRFVVEGPSQRLRPKAALALAMALHELCTNAAKYGALSNEAGYVRLQWQIVPCKTGRCLHLHWQEHGGPAVSSPLRKGFGSRLLERGLAGELGADVQLAYPVDGVECHIEVPLP; encoded by the coding sequence ATGTTGAGTACAGATAGCCCCCCCGTTAGCTCTGTCGTCGAGACGTTCGAGCACCCGTTGCCTTTCGATGAGCAAATGCTCGACGTCCTGCCGATCGGTGTCTGCACGCTCGATGCCGACGGAGCGGTGCAGCGGTACAACAAGGTCGCCAGCCAGCTTTGTGGCGATGGGTTGCTGCTGTACGGGCGGCTGCGCATCCTGTGTCAGGACAGGACGCTCATGGCCTTTGCCGATACGCCATTGGCAGAAACGATACGGACGGGGCGTCCTGGACAGGATGTCGTCTTGCTGATCGAACGGTCCGACAACGAGGCGACACCGGTGCTGGCCAATATTCAGGCCTTGCGTAGCGATACCGGGCAGATCACTGGCGCCATCGTCTGCTTTCAGGCCAACACGCCGGCCCGCCAATGCGGCGCCGATCGCCGACGCAGCGTGGAATGGCTGACGGCCATCGTTGAGAACACCCCTGAGTGCGTCAAGATCGTCGACCAGGATGGCACCTTGGTGCAGATGAACCCGGCCGGCCTGCGCATGGTCGGCGCCCAGACCGCGGGCGATGTGGAAGGGCGGTGCGTGTACGACCTGATTGCACCGGAACATCGCGCGTACTGGCTCGATCAGCATCAACGCGTCTGCCAGGGCGAAAAGCTCAGCTGGGAATTCGACATCGTCAGCCTGAGTGGCACGCGCCGGCATATGGAAACCCATGCCGTGCCCATGGCACTGCCTGGTCCACAGTCGGGCGTATCGCCAAACTTCGCGCAACTGGCGGTGACGCGCGACATCACCGACCGCAAGCGCCTGGAAGCCGCCAATCGGGAGGCCGAGCGCCGCCTGCGTGAACTGCTCGATGCGTTGCCGACGGCTGTCTACACCACTGACGCGGCCGGCAAGGTAACCTTCTTCAATCAGGCCTGCATCGATCTGGCGGGCCGCACGCCAACCATCGGCACCGATGAATGGTGCGTGACCTGGCGCCTGTACTGGCCGGACGGCACAGCGTTACCTCACGATGCCTGCCCGATGGCCGTTGCGCTGAAAGAGCAACGCGCCATTCATGGCGCCGAAGCGGTGGCCGAGCGGCCCGACGGAACCCGCGTGCCGTTTCTCGCCTATCCCGCGCCATTGCGCAACCAGGCCGGCAAGGTGATCGGCGCGGTGAACATGCTGGTCGACATCACTGAGCGAAAGGTGGCTGAGGACCATCGTCAACTGCTGCTCAACGAACTCAATCATCGGGTCAAGAACACCCTGGCGACCGTGCAATCGATTGCTGCGCAAAGCTTCCGCCATGATGACGTCAGCGAAGGTTATCGCTGGTTCGAAGGCCGTTTGATTGCGCTGTCCAAAGCCCATGATGTGCTGTCTCGGGAGAACTGGGAGGCTGCGAACCTGAACGACATCGTCGAGCAGGCAGCAGCACCCTTCCAGGCGCATGACCACAAACGCTTCGTCGTCGAGGGCCCGTCACAGCGCTTGCGACCCAAAGCGGCACTGGCGCTGGCGATGGCACTGCATGAACTGTGCACCAACGCAGCCAAGTACGGGGCGCTGAGCAACGAGGCGGGGTATGTCCGCCTTCAATGGCAAATCGTTCCCTGCAAGACGGGCCGCTGCCTGCACCTGCATTGGCAAGAGCACGGTGGGCCTGCCGTGTCGTCGCCGCTACGCAAGGGTTTCGGGTCGCGCCTGCTCGAGCGCGGCCTCGCGGGTGAACTGGGTGCCGATGTGCAATTGGCCTACCCGGTCGATGGGGTGGAGTGCCATATCGAGGTGCCGCTGCCGTGA